Proteins encoded within one genomic window of Streptomyces profundus:
- the recD2 gene encoding SF1B family DNA helicase RecD2, giving the protein MSQGAVLEGVLERITYANDENGYTVARVDTGRGGGELLTVVGALLGAQVGESLRMTGRWGSHPQYGKQFHVDNYTTVLPATVQGIRRYLGSGLIKGIGPRTAERIVDHFGTETLEVIEEDPKALIAVPGLGPKRTALIAEAWEEQKAIKEVMVFLQSVEVSTSIAVRIYKKYGDASISVVKNQPYRLATDVWGIGFLTADRIARAVGIPEDSPERVKAGLQYALSQATDQGHCYLPEERLIADAVKLLQVDTGLVIDCLGELADDPEGVVREPVPDPQGEPGTDARVTAVYLLPFHRAELSLSGQLRRLLESREDRLPAFQGVDWAKALGWLAGRTGTELAEEQEQAVRLALTERVAVLTGGPGCGKSFTVRSVVELARAKGAKVLLAAPTGRAAKRLAELTGAEASTVHRLLELRPGGDAAFDRDRPLDADLVVVDEASMLDLLLANKLVKAVAPGAHLLLVGDVDQLPSVGAGEVLRDLLAPGSPVPAVRLTRIFRQAQESGVVTNAHRINEGLPPVTSGLADFFLFVEEDTEQAGRLAVDVAARRVPAKFGLNPRRDVQVLTPMHRGPAGAGALNGLLQESITPPRPGLAEKRFGGRVFRVGDKVTQIRNNYEKGENGVFNGTVGVVTGLDLDEQRLTVLTDEDEEVGYDFAELDELAHAYAVTIHRSQGSEYPCVVIPVTTSAWMMLQRNLLYTAVTRAKRLVVLVGSRRALAQAVRSVSAGRRCTALDARLTGVVHP; this is encoded by the coding sequence ATGTCGCAAGGTGCCGTGCTGGAAGGTGTGCTGGAGCGCATCACCTACGCCAACGACGAGAACGGCTACACGGTCGCGCGGGTCGACACCGGCCGTGGCGGTGGCGAGCTGTTGACGGTCGTCGGCGCGCTGTTGGGGGCCCAGGTCGGGGAGTCGCTCCGGATGACGGGGCGTTGGGGCTCGCATCCGCAGTACGGCAAGCAGTTCCATGTGGACAACTACACGACGGTGCTGCCGGCGACGGTCCAGGGCATCCGCCGCTATCTGGGCTCGGGGCTGATCAAGGGCATCGGCCCCAGGACGGCCGAGCGGATCGTGGACCACTTCGGGACGGAGACGCTCGAGGTGATCGAGGAGGATCCCAAGGCGCTGATCGCCGTCCCCGGGCTCGGCCCCAAGCGCACCGCGCTGATCGCCGAGGCGTGGGAGGAGCAGAAGGCGATCAAGGAGGTGATGGTCTTCCTCCAGAGCGTCGAGGTCTCCACATCGATCGCCGTCCGCATCTACAAGAAGTACGGCGACGCCTCCATCTCGGTGGTGAAGAACCAGCCATATCGCCTCGCCACGGATGTCTGGGGCATCGGGTTCCTGACGGCGGACCGCATCGCCCGCGCGGTCGGCATCCCGGAGGACAGCCCGGAGCGGGTGAAGGCCGGCCTCCAGTACGCGCTCTCCCAGGCCACCGACCAGGGGCACTGCTACCTCCCCGAGGAGCGGCTGATCGCGGACGCGGTCAAGCTGTTGCAGGTGGACACGGGCCTGGTGATCGACTGCCTGGGCGAGTTGGCCGACGATCCCGAGGGCGTGGTGCGGGAGCCGGTGCCGGACCCCCAGGGCGAGCCGGGCACCGACGCGAGGGTGACGGCGGTCTATCTGCTGCCCTTCCACCGCGCCGAGCTGTCCCTCTCGGGCCAGCTGCGGCGGCTGCTGGAGTCGCGCGAGGACCGGCTGCCCGCGTTCCAGGGCGTCGACTGGGCCAAGGCGTTGGGCTGGCTCGCCGGCCGCACGGGCACGGAGCTCGCCGAGGAGCAGGAGCAGGCGGTGCGGCTGGCGCTGACCGAGCGGGTCGCCGTGCTCACCGGCGGCCCCGGCTGCGGCAAGTCGTTCACGGTGCGCTCCGTGGTGGAGCTGGCCAGGGCCAAGGGCGCCAAGGTGCTGCTCGCCGCGCCGACCGGCCGGGCGGCCAAGCGGCTCGCCGAGCTGACCGGCGCCGAGGCGTCCACGGTCCACCGGCTCCTTGAGCTGCGTCCCGGCGGGGATGCCGCCTTCGACCGGGATCGGCCGCTGGACGCGGATCTGGTGGTGGTCGACGAGGCGTCGATGCTGGATCTGCTGCTGGCCAACAAGCTGGTCAAGGCCGTCGCCCCCGGCGCGCATCTGCTGCTGGTCGGCGATGTCGACCAGCTGCCGTCGGTCGGCGCCGGCGAGGTGCTCCGCGATCTGCTGGCGCCCGGCAGCCCGGTGCCCGCGGTGCGGCTGACGCGGATCTTCCGGCAGGCCCAGGAGTCCGGCGTGGTCACCAACGCGCACCGGATCAACGAGGGCCTGCCGCCGGTCACTTCGGGGCTGGCCGACTTCTTCCTCTTCGTCGAGGAGGACACCGAGCAGGCCGGCCGGCTCGCGGTGGATGTGGCGGCCCGCCGGGTGCCGGCGAAGTTCGGCCTCAACCCCCGGCGCGACGTCCAGGTGTTGACCCCGATGCACCGCGGCCCGGCCGGCGCCGGCGCGCTCAACGGGCTGCTCCAGGAGTCGATCACCCCGCCGCGTCCCGGGCTCGCCGAGAAGCGCTTCGGCGGGCGGGTCTTCCGCGTCGGCGACAAGGTCACCCAGATCAGGAACAACTACGAGAAGGGGGAGAACGGCGTCTTCAACGGCACGGTCGGCGTGGTCACCGGGCTCGATCTCGACGAGCAGCGGCTCACGGTGCTCACCGACGAGGACGAGGAGGTCGGCTACGACTTCGCCGAGCTGGACGAGCTGGCGCACGCCTACGCGGTGACGATCCACCGCTCGCAGGGCAGCGAGTATCCCTGTGTGGTCATTCCGGTCACCACCAGCGCCTGGATGATGTTGCAGCGCAACCTGTTGTACACGGCGGTGACCCGGGCCAAGCGGCTGGTCGTGCTCGTCGGCTCCCGGCGCGCGCTGGCCCAGGCCGTGCGCAGCGTGTCCGCGGGTCGTCGGTGCACGGCACTGGACGCGCGCCTCACCGGGGTGGTACATCCCTAA
- a CDS encoding citrate synthase, whose translation MRDDVSENRYGDNADSAVVVRYGDGEYSYPLVESAVGDRGFDIGKLRAQTGLVTLDSGFGNTAACESSITYLDGERGILRYRGYPIEQLAEHGSFIETAYLLINGELPTVDQLAGFRGEITQHTLLHEDVKRFYDGFPRDAHPMAMLSSVVSALSTFYQDSHNPFDEQQRHISTIRLLAKLPTIAAYAFKKASGHPVVYPRNDLGYVENFLRMTFSVPAEEYALDPVVVNALDKLLILHADHEQNCSASTVRMVGSSQANLFVSISAGINALWGPLHGGANAAVLDMLESIQAQGGDVDTFIRKVKNKEQGVRLMGFGHRVYKSFDPRAKIIKAAAHDVLSALGKSDELLDIALRLEERALSDDYFVSRNLYPNVDFYTGLIYRAMGFPTSMFTVLFALGRLPGWIAQWHEMITDPSTRIGRPRQIYTGVVERDYRSVEQR comes from the coding sequence GTGAGGGATGACGTGAGCGAAAACCGCTACGGCGACAATGCAGACAGTGCAGTAGTAGTGCGCTACGGCGACGGGGAGTACAGCTACCCGTTGGTGGAGAGCGCGGTCGGGGACCGCGGCTTCGACATCGGCAAGCTGCGTGCGCAGACCGGTCTGGTGACCCTGGACTCCGGTTTCGGCAACACGGCGGCCTGCGAGTCCTCGATCACCTACCTGGACGGCGAGCGGGGCATCCTGCGCTACCGGGGCTATCCGATCGAACAGCTCGCCGAGCACGGCTCGTTCATCGAGACCGCGTATCTCCTGATCAACGGCGAGCTTCCCACCGTGGACCAGCTCGCCGGTTTCCGTGGCGAGATCACGCAGCACACGCTGCTGCACGAGGACGTCAAACGCTTCTACGACGGCTTCCCCCGGGACGCGCATCCGATGGCGATGCTCTCCTCGGTGGTCAGCGCGCTGTCCACGTTCTACCAGGACAGCCACAACCCGTTCGACGAGCAGCAGCGTCATATCTCCACCATCCGCCTGCTGGCGAAGCTGCCCACCATCGCCGCCTACGCCTTCAAGAAGGCGTCCGGGCATCCGGTGGTCTACCCGCGCAACGACCTGGGCTATGTGGAGAACTTCCTGCGCATGACCTTCTCGGTCCCGGCCGAGGAGTACGCGCTGGACCCGGTCGTGGTCAACGCGCTGGACAAGCTGCTGATCCTGCACGCGGACCACGAGCAGAACTGTTCGGCCTCCACGGTCCGGATGGTCGGCTCCTCCCAGGCCAACCTGTTCGTCTCCATCTCGGCCGGCATCAACGCGCTCTGGGGCCCCCTGCACGGCGGCGCCAACGCGGCGGTGCTCGACATGCTGGAGAGCATCCAGGCCCAGGGCGGGGACGTCGACACGTTCATCCGCAAGGTCAAGAACAAGGAGCAGGGCGTCCGCCTGATGGGCTTCGGGCACCGGGTCTACAAGAGCTTCGACCCGCGCGCCAAGATCATCAAGGCCGCCGCGCACGATGTGCTCTCGGCGCTCGGCAAGTCGGACGAGTTGCTGGACATCGCCCTCCGCCTGGAGGAGCGGGCGCTCAGCGACGACTACTTCGTCTCCCGCAACCTCTACCCGAACGTGGACTTCTACACCGGGCTGATCTACCGGGCCATGGGCTTCCCGACCAGCATGTTCACCGTGCTGTTCGCGCTGGGCCGGCTGCCCGGCTGGATCGCCCAGTGGCACGAGATGATCACCGACCCGAGCACCAGGATCGGCCGTCCCCGGCAGATCTACACCGGCGTGGTGGAGCGGGACTACCGCTCCGTCGAGCAGCGCTGA
- a CDS encoding Gfo/Idh/MocA family protein produces MPPLVSSSLPPSLPSAAPLGVAVLGAGKMGADHIRRLDTVISGARVAAVADPDEARAKSLTADIEGCVALTDPLAALETPGVDAVLIASPGPAHEAALLAALERDLPVLCEKPMVPDAEAALRVVDAEARLGHRRISVGFMRRYDAEHQRLKALLDAGELGAPRLLHCRHRNLAVHPYFTEAMLITDSVAHEVDAARWLLGQEITAVQVFRPTAHLPGRTGIPDPQLVILETDGGVVVDVEILANGGFGYQVGTEAVCERGTARIGEAHGLLTNTAGRWGGEIAQDYLVRFADAYDRELRAWVAATRRGETMGADSWDGYAVAAICAAGVEAQRTGHRVPIELAPAPFMNGV; encoded by the coding sequence ATGCCACCGCTCGTGTCGTCGTCCTTGCCGCCGTCCTTGCCGTCGGCCGCACCGCTCGGCGTCGCCGTGCTCGGCGCGGGGAAGATGGGCGCCGACCACATCCGCCGCCTGGACACCGTCATCAGCGGCGCCCGCGTCGCCGCCGTCGCCGATCCGGACGAGGCCCGCGCCAAGTCGCTGACCGCCGACATCGAGGGCTGTGTCGCCCTCACCGACCCGCTCGCCGCCCTCGAAACCCCGGGCGTGGACGCGGTGTTGATCGCGTCCCCAGGACCGGCGCACGAGGCGGCGCTGCTGGCCGCGCTCGAACGGGATCTGCCGGTGCTCTGCGAGAAGCCCATGGTCCCCGACGCCGAGGCGGCGCTGCGGGTGGTGGACGCCGAGGCGCGGCTGGGCCACCGCAGGATCTCGGTCGGCTTCATGCGCCGCTACGACGCCGAACACCAGCGGCTCAAGGCCCTGTTGGACGCCGGCGAACTGGGCGCCCCCCGACTGCTGCACTGCCGCCACCGCAATCTCGCGGTGCACCCGTACTTCACCGAGGCGATGCTGATCACCGACTCGGTGGCGCACGAGGTGGACGCCGCGCGCTGGCTGCTCGGCCAGGAGATCACCGCGGTGCAGGTCTTCCGGCCGACCGCCCACCTCCCGGGCCGGACGGGGATCCCCGACCCGCAGCTGGTGATCCTCGAAACGGACGGCGGCGTGGTCGTCGACGTGGAGATCCTGGCCAACGGCGGCTTCGGCTACCAGGTGGGGACCGAGGCGGTCTGCGAACGCGGCACCGCCCGCATCGGCGAGGCCCACGGCCTGCTGACCAACACCGCGGGCCGCTGGGGCGGCGAGATAGCCCAGGACTACCTCGTCAGGTTCGCCGACGCCTATGACCGCGAGCTCCGCGCCTGGGTGGCGGCGACCCGCCGGGGCGAGACGATGGGCGCCGACAGCTGGGACGGCTACGCGGTCGCCGCGATCTGCGCCGCCGGCGTCGAGGCCCAACGCACCGGCCACCGCGTCCCGATCGAACTCGCCCCCGCCCCTTTCATGAACGGCGTATGA
- a CDS encoding DedA family protein: MDGGLWIYVLLALSTAPPLVPNAALIASAGMLAQSGDLNLWLVLAVVGGSALAGDAAVYGLGRLAGPRAHRWLRGTRRRRSALDWMAARMNRHGVPFVVGMRFLPSGRLIGGLTAALVGFPLRRFLLGAGIAEAVWASYSVALGYWGGAAFDGAWSGLVIGTAVSLLVAGVAHLLSGTSRTPEHTGRPPRSCPADG, from the coding sequence ATGGACGGCGGGCTCTGGATCTACGTTCTGCTGGCCCTCAGCACAGCGCCACCCCTGGTGCCCAACGCCGCCCTGATCGCCTCCGCCGGCATGCTCGCGCAGTCCGGTGACCTCAACCTCTGGCTGGTGCTCGCGGTGGTCGGCGGCAGCGCGCTCGCCGGCGACGCGGCGGTCTACGGTCTTGGCCGGCTCGCCGGGCCACGCGCCCACCGCTGGCTGCGCGGCACCCGGCGCCGCAGGTCAGCGCTGGACTGGATGGCCGCGCGGATGAACCGGCACGGGGTGCCCTTCGTGGTCGGGATGCGCTTCCTGCCGAGCGGCCGGCTGATCGGCGGCCTCACCGCCGCCCTGGTCGGCTTCCCCCTCCGCCGGTTCCTGCTGGGCGCCGGCATCGCCGAGGCCGTCTGGGCCTCCTACAGCGTGGCCCTCGGCTACTGGGGCGGCGCCGCGTTCGACGGGGCCTGGAGCGGTCTGGTGATCGGCACCGCGGTCTCGCTGCTGGTCGCCGGCGTCGCCCACCTGCTCAGTGGCACCTCCCGCACCCCTGAGCACACCGGCCGGCCGCCGCGCTCCTGCCCGGCCGACGGCTGA
- a CDS encoding VOC family protein — translation MNLSLDTVALAAPDVHRARAFYTAALSLDVADQEDPAGSETRETAPFALSANDALAAEAGVGSTTSGFRGYVLTCGVDQPTEVRTLMDAAARSGAETLKPAKRALFGSFSGSFRAPDGAVWKLAAGTNKDTGPPAAAPRPVETTAILGVAAPKKSKVFYEALGMTVDRDYGNKYIDFRPTADAARLCLMGRAVLAKDAGTSHDGSGFPGLVLTHRAASRGDVETLLEAAATAGGRITAAAGETGHGYSGCFADPDGFLWRVAH, via the coding sequence ATGAACCTGTCCCTCGACACCGTCGCCCTCGCGGCCCCGGACGTGCACAGGGCGCGCGCGTTCTACACCGCCGCGCTCTCCCTCGACGTCGCCGACCAGGAGGACCCAGCCGGTTCGGAGACGCGCGAAACCGCACCGTTCGCCCTGTCAGCGAACGATGCGCTCGCCGCGGAGGCGGGAGTGGGGTCCACCACATCGGGCTTCCGTGGCTACGTCCTGACCTGCGGCGTTGATCAGCCCACTGAGGTCAGGACGCTGATGGACGCCGCCGCCCGCAGCGGAGCGGAGACCCTCAAGCCGGCGAAGAGGGCGCTGTTCGGCTCCTTCTCCGGATCGTTCCGGGCGCCGGACGGAGCCGTCTGGAAGCTGGCCGCCGGCACCAACAAGGACACCGGCCCCCCGGCAGCCGCACCGCGCCCCGTCGAGACCACCGCCATCCTTGGCGTCGCGGCGCCGAAGAAGTCCAAGGTCTTCTACGAGGCCCTGGGGATGACGGTCGACCGGGACTACGGCAACAAGTACATCGACTTCCGGCCCACGGCCGATGCCGCCCGGCTCTGCCTGATGGGCCGCGCCGTACTCGCGAAGGACGCCGGCACCAGCCACGACGGCAGCGGTTTCCCCGGGCTGGTCCTCACCCACCGGGCCGCGTCCCGCGGCGACGTCGAGACGCTGCTGGAGGCCGCCGCCACGGCCGGCGGCCGGATCACCGCCGCGGCCGGGGAGACCGGCCACGGCTACTCCGGGTGCTTCGCCGACCCGGACGGCTTCCTGTGGAGGGTGGCACACTGA
- a CDS encoding helix-turn-helix transcriptional regulator, whose product MQREAQLTHLRSVLENCTAQQGGRVCLVTGAVGSGKTTLLEAFGDYATRRSSTVVSAVGSRAERDLPFGVMGQLISSAGLDFESAWQIIDVLRQALGANPDGQGAANEHRPPRDADREFTSAVNRFLGPLEEAARTSPLVLTVDDVHHADIPSLNCLLYVIRRLRPYRIMVVLTESETPRSRYPLFWAELMSQPHLTGLTLPALDATAIGQLVGSRPTTDLFRKVTKETLAATGGNPLLVRGLLDDERLWRRDGSDVNPTTGTFAQAILRCFYRHEPEVRATARAMAVLARPTSLQILARLLDHTPEFTDQAVRLLRASGLAEANGLRHPHITGTILTDLPADERRRLHRRAAEILHEHGTEPGIVAEHLVSSDWAEPAWAAQVLREAAEQAMARGRPDITGACLRLVHPCDVGTPRWSEENALLLHSRWQINPLSITTDLNQLEQTACSGGELGPAALSAVPFLLWRGPADSALEIVARLGAQGGHTPETKDRLEAARLLISLSRPDYLPEARSRERLASLTEPESGTSAGGQQLAALTLLADALSQDAAPSDVVASAGRLMQRHLAEEGPTEPLGLTLLASLYAGRPDLVTRWTRALFERATAHHSPTWKAKLRTLRAEAALRLGQLQEAEEQGRLALEELTPQAAWGVCAVGPLSTLISLATEARRMDEASHWLARPVPAEAFQTTVGLHYLAARARYRLAAGRRHAAANDLRQCGETMRRWQMDTATLVPWRLELARVQIGLDDREEAVRLLTSQLSRETGLDDRTRGATMRLLATLEPAASARSLLSAAVEILESCGDQVELARALANMAQMKRGSGDTEAAHQLFQRAHRVAKNAGASVLAQNVLAAVGAPPPPLRTTRSRETEHRLSQAERRVAALAAQGHTNRQISSTLFITVSTVEQHLTRIYRKLQVKHRTDLANRLTTAGAGMPPLDA is encoded by the coding sequence ATGCAAAGAGAAGCGCAGTTGACGCATCTGCGTTCCGTACTCGAAAACTGTACCGCTCAACAAGGTGGCCGGGTCTGCCTTGTCACCGGAGCTGTCGGCAGCGGCAAGACCACCCTGCTGGAGGCATTCGGCGACTACGCGACACGGCGCTCAAGCACCGTGGTGAGCGCCGTCGGGTCACGGGCGGAACGGGATCTTCCCTTTGGAGTGATGGGCCAGCTGATCTCCAGCGCCGGCCTGGACTTCGAATCGGCGTGGCAGATCATCGACGTGCTGCGGCAGGCCCTCGGGGCCAACCCGGACGGGCAGGGCGCGGCGAACGAGCACCGGCCGCCACGGGACGCCGACCGCGAGTTCACCTCGGCGGTCAACCGCTTCCTCGGCCCGCTGGAGGAGGCGGCACGGACCAGCCCGCTCGTGCTCACCGTCGATGACGTCCACCACGCGGACATCCCGTCGCTGAACTGTCTGCTGTACGTCATCCGCCGGCTGCGGCCCTACCGGATCATGGTGGTGCTCACCGAGTCGGAGACGCCCCGCTCGCGCTACCCGCTGTTCTGGGCCGAGTTGATGAGTCAACCGCACCTGACCGGCCTCACCCTGCCGGCGCTGGACGCCACCGCCATCGGCCAGCTCGTCGGCTCCCGCCCCACCACCGACCTCTTCCGCAAGGTCACCAAGGAGACGCTGGCCGCCACCGGCGGCAACCCGCTGCTGGTGCGGGGCCTGCTCGACGACGAACGGCTCTGGCGCCGGGACGGCTCGGACGTCAACCCGACCACCGGCACCTTCGCCCAGGCCATCCTGCGCTGCTTCTACCGGCACGAGCCCGAGGTGCGCGCCACCGCGCGGGCGATGGCCGTGCTGGCCAGGCCCACGTCCCTCCAGATACTCGCCCGGCTCCTCGACCACACGCCGGAGTTCACGGACCAGGCCGTGCGGCTGCTGCGCGCCTCCGGGCTCGCCGAGGCCAACGGGCTGCGGCATCCGCACATCACCGGGACCATCCTGACCGACCTCCCCGCCGACGAACGCCGGCGCCTGCACCGCAGGGCCGCCGAGATCCTGCACGAGCACGGCACCGAGCCGGGGATCGTCGCCGAACACCTGGTCAGCTCGGACTGGGCGGAGCCGGCCTGGGCCGCCCAGGTGCTCCGCGAGGCGGCCGAGCAGGCCATGGCGCGCGGACGCCCCGACATCACCGGCGCCTGCCTCCGGCTGGTCCACCCCTGCGATGTCGGCACCCCCCGCTGGTCCGAGGAGAACGCGCTGCTGCTGCACTCCCGCTGGCAGATCAACCCGCTCTCCATCACCACCGACCTCAACCAGCTGGAGCAGACGGCCTGTTCGGGCGGCGAGCTGGGCCCGGCCGCGCTGTCGGCCGTGCCGTTCCTGCTGTGGCGCGGGCCGGCCGACTCGGCGCTGGAGATCGTGGCGCGGCTCGGCGCCCAGGGCGGGCACACCCCGGAGACCAAGGATCGGCTGGAGGCCGCCCGGCTGCTGATCTCGCTGTCCCGCCCCGACTACCTGCCCGAGGCGCGCTCCAGGGAACGCCTCGCCTCGCTCACCGAACCGGAGTCCGGCACCTCGGCCGGCGGCCAGCAACTGGCGGCCCTCACGCTGCTCGCCGACGCCCTGTCCCAGGACGCCGCCCCGTCCGATGTGGTCGCGTCCGCCGGGCGGTTGATGCAGCGCCACCTCGCCGAGGAGGGGCCGACCGAGCCCCTGGGGCTGACGCTGCTGGCGTCCCTGTACGCGGGCCGGCCCGATCTGGTGACCCGCTGGACCCGGGCGCTGTTCGAGCGCGCCACCGCGCACCACTCCCCCACCTGGAAGGCCAAGCTGCGCACCCTGCGCGCCGAGGCGGCGCTGCGGCTCGGTCAGCTCCAGGAGGCGGAGGAGCAGGGCCGCCTGGCCCTGGAGGAGCTGACCCCGCAGGCCGCTTGGGGTGTCTGCGCGGTCGGCCCGCTCTCCACCCTGATCTCGCTGGCGACCGAGGCCCGCAGGATGGACGAGGCCAGCCACTGGCTGGCCAGGCCCGTCCCCGCCGAGGCGTTCCAGACCACGGTCGGGCTGCACTATCTCGCCGCCCGGGCCCGCTACCGCCTGGCCGCCGGCCGCCGGCACGCCGCGGCCAACGACCTGCGTCAGTGCGGCGAGACCATGCGCAGGTGGCAGATGGACACGGCGACCCTCGTCCCCTGGCGCCTGGAACTCGCCCGGGTGCAGATCGGTCTCGACGACCGGGAGGAGGCCGTCCGGCTGCTCACCTCGCAGCTCTCCCGAGAGACCGGCCTGGACGACCGCACCCGGGGTGCGACCATGCGGCTGCTGGCCACCCTGGAGCCGGCGGCGAGCGCGCGTTCGCTGCTGTCGGCGGCGGTGGAGATCCTGGAGTCCTGCGGGGACCAGGTCGAGTTGGCCCGCGCCCTGGCCAACATGGCCCAGATGAAGCGTGGTTCGGGTGACACCGAGGCCGCCCACCAGCTCTTCCAACGCGCCCACCGGGTGGCCAAGAACGCCGGCGCCTCCGTGCTCGCCCAGAACGTGCTGGCCGCTGTCGGCGCCCCGCCCCCGCCGCTCCGGACGACCAGGTCACGGGAGACCGAGCACCGCCTGAGCCAGGCGGAGCGACGGGTGGCCGCCCTCGCCGCCCAGGGCCACACCAACCGGCAGATCTCCAGCACGCTCTTCATCACGGTCAGCACGGTGGAGCAGCATCTGACCCGGATCTACCGCAAGCTCCAGGTGAAACACCGCACCGACCTGGCCAACCGGCTGACCACGGCCGGAGCGGGCATGCCCCCACTCGACGCCTGA
- a CDS encoding CGNR zinc finger domain-containing protein, whose amino-acid sequence MEFAFVSGDPALDLVGTVESRRGAAVDRLAAPGDLERWIGACDELPDGVSVDAASFTAALRLREAFYGLALDRLRGHRFSPAGLEIVNEAAAGPALVVGLSDVGLRLSGDAPAVLAQVARGGITVLADRHASLKECGRPDCTRLYLDRSRGARRAWCGMDACGNRVKAAAYRARRRAADSAESR is encoded by the coding sequence GTGGAATTCGCGTTCGTGAGTGGCGATCCGGCTCTGGATCTGGTCGGGACCGTCGAGTCCCGCCGAGGCGCGGCCGTCGACCGACTGGCCGCCCCGGGGGATCTCGAACGGTGGATCGGCGCGTGCGACGAGCTGCCCGACGGGGTGAGCGTCGACGCCGCGAGCTTCACCGCGGCGCTGCGGCTCCGCGAGGCGTTCTACGGGCTGGCGCTCGACCGCCTGCGGGGGCATCGCTTCTCGCCGGCCGGCCTGGAGATCGTCAACGAGGCCGCCGCCGGGCCGGCGCTGGTGGTCGGGCTGAGCGACGTGGGCCTGCGGCTGTCGGGCGACGCGCCCGCCGTGCTGGCGCAGGTGGCGCGTGGCGGGATCACCGTACTCGCCGACCGCCACGCGTCGCTGAAGGAGTGCGGACGTCCGGACTGCACCCGCCTCTATCTCGACCGCTCCCGTGGGGCACGCCGCGCCTGGTGCGGCATGGACGCCTGCGGCAACCGCGTGAAGGCCGCGGCGTACCGGGCCCGCAGGAGAGCGGCCGACTCCGCCGAGTCGCGCTGA
- a CDS encoding haloacid dehalogenase type II, whose product MPEVPDIEVIVFDVLGTMVDEPGGLRAAIHEAAPGSDAAAVDRLLTVWREHVQHEQLRVERRDRAYADSEAIDREAAEKVAEHAGLTGRTAIERLATASQRLRPWHDAPAGLTRLAARFPVLALSHASRSTLLRLNAHAGLRWHQTLSAEDARAYKPAPEVYRLAIDAAGCPPERVLMVAAHAWDLRGAQATGLRTAYVHRPGGDAPRDSDAFDWHTTTLTDLATALTADS is encoded by the coding sequence ATGCCCGAGGTACCCGACATCGAGGTCATCGTCTTCGACGTCCTCGGCACGATGGTCGACGAACCGGGTGGGCTGCGAGCGGCCATCCACGAAGCGGCGCCCGGGTCCGACGCCGCCGCCGTCGACCGACTGCTCACCGTGTGGCGGGAGCATGTCCAGCACGAACAGCTACGCGTCGAGAGGCGCGATCGGGCCTACGCCGACTCCGAGGCCATCGACCGCGAGGCGGCCGAGAAGGTGGCCGAACACGCCGGGCTCACCGGCCGGACGGCCATCGAGCGACTGGCCACCGCGAGCCAACGGCTCAGGCCCTGGCACGACGCCCCGGCCGGACTCACGCGCCTGGCGGCGCGGTTCCCCGTGCTGGCGCTCTCCCACGCCAGCCGCTCGACCCTGCTCCGGCTCAACGCGCACGCCGGACTGCGCTGGCACCAGACCCTCTCCGCCGAGGACGCCAGGGCCTACAAGCCCGCCCCCGAGGTCTACCGCCTCGCGATCGACGCCGCGGGCTGCCCGCCCGAGCGCGTCCTGATGGTCGCCGCCCACGCCTGGGACCTCCGCGGCGCCCAGGCCACGGGCCTGCGCACCGCCTACGTCCACCGCCCCGGCGGAGACGCCCCCAGGGACTCCGACGCCTTCGACTGGCACACGACCACCCTGACCGACCTGGCCACCGCCCTGACCGCCGACAGCTGA